Proteins encoded in a region of the Bubalus bubalis isolate 160015118507 breed Murrah chromosome 9, NDDB_SH_1, whole genome shotgun sequence genome:
- the CXXC5 gene encoding CXXC-type zinc finger protein 5 isoform X1, with product MSSLSSGPQDTGGSSSSSSNGSSGSGPKAGVADKSAAVAAATPTSVADDAPPPERRNKSGIISEPLNKSLRRSRPLSHYSSFGGSGGSGGGSMMGGESAEKAAAAAASLLANGHDLAAAMAVDKSNSTSKHKSSAVASLLSKAERATELAAEGQLTLQQFAQSTEMLKRVVQEHLPLMSEAGAGLPDMEAVAGAEALNGQSDFPYLGAFPINPGLFIMTPAGVFLAESALHMAGLAEYPMQGELASAISSGKKKRKRCGMCAPCRRRINCEQCSSCRNRKTGHQICKFRKCEELKKKPSAALEKVMLPTGAAFRWFQ from the coding sequence ATGTCGAGCCTCAGCAGTGGCCCCCAGGACaccggcggcagcagcagcagcagcagcaatggcagcAGTGGCAGTGGCCCAAAGGCAGGAGTGGCAGACAAGAGTGCGGCAGTGGCCGCTGCTACGCCAACCTCGGTGGCGGATGACGCCCCACCTCCCGAGCGGCGGAACAAGAGCGGCATCATCAGTGAACCCCTCAACAAGAGCCTGCGCCGCTCCCGCCCCCTCTCCCACTACTCTTCATTTGGGGGCAGCGGCGGCAGTGGCGGTGGCAGCATGATGGGCGGGGAGTCAGCTGAAAAGGCGGCCGCAGCCGCCGCCTCCCTGTTGGCCAACGGGCACGACCTGGCGGCGGCCATGGCTGTGGACAAGAGCAACTCTACCTCAAAGCACAAAAGCAGCGCTGTGGCCAGCCTGCTGAGCAAGGCAGAGCGCGCCACAGAGCTGGCGGCCGAGGGACAGCTGACGCTGCAGCAGTTTGCGCAGTCCACGGAGATGCTGAAGCGCGTGGTGCAGGAGCACCTACCGCTGATGAGCGAAGCGGGCGCCGGCCTGCCCGACATGGAGGCTGTGGCGGGTGCCGAAGCCCTCAACGGCCAGTCCGACTTCCCCTACCTGGGCGCCTTTCCCATCAACCCGGGCCTCTTCATCATGACCCCCGCGGGCGTGTTCCTGGCTGAGAGCGCGCTGCACATGGCCGGCCTGGCTGAGTACCCCATGCAGGGAGAGCTGGCCTCCGCCATCAGCTCGGGCAAGAAGAAGCGGAAACGCTGCGGCATGTGTGCGCCCTGCCGGCGGCGCATCAACTGCGAGCAGTGCAGCAGTTGTAGGAACCGAAAGACTGGCCATCAGATTTGCAAATTCAGAAAATGTGAGGAACTCAAAAAGAAGCCTTCCGCTGCTCTGGAG
- the CXXC5 gene encoding CXXC-type zinc finger protein 5 isoform X2: MSSLSSGPQDTGGSSSSSSNGSSGSGPKAGVADKSAAVAAATPTSVADDAPPPERRNKSGIISEPLNKSLRRSRPLSHYSSFGGSGGSGGGSMMGGESAEKAAAAAASLLANGHDLAAAMAVDKSNSTSKHKSSAVASLLSKAERATELAAEGQLTLQQFAQSTEMLKRVVQEHLPLMSEAGAGLPDMEAVAGAEALNGQSDFPYLGAFPINPGLFIMTPAGVFLAESALHMAGLAEYPMQGELASAISSGKKKRKRCGMCAPCRRRINCEQCSSCRNRKTGHQICKFRKCEELKKKPSAALEVTAP; the protein is encoded by the coding sequence ATGTCGAGCCTCAGCAGTGGCCCCCAGGACaccggcggcagcagcagcagcagcagcaatggcagcAGTGGCAGTGGCCCAAAGGCAGGAGTGGCAGACAAGAGTGCGGCAGTGGCCGCTGCTACGCCAACCTCGGTGGCGGATGACGCCCCACCTCCCGAGCGGCGGAACAAGAGCGGCATCATCAGTGAACCCCTCAACAAGAGCCTGCGCCGCTCCCGCCCCCTCTCCCACTACTCTTCATTTGGGGGCAGCGGCGGCAGTGGCGGTGGCAGCATGATGGGCGGGGAGTCAGCTGAAAAGGCGGCCGCAGCCGCCGCCTCCCTGTTGGCCAACGGGCACGACCTGGCGGCGGCCATGGCTGTGGACAAGAGCAACTCTACCTCAAAGCACAAAAGCAGCGCTGTGGCCAGCCTGCTGAGCAAGGCAGAGCGCGCCACAGAGCTGGCGGCCGAGGGACAGCTGACGCTGCAGCAGTTTGCGCAGTCCACGGAGATGCTGAAGCGCGTGGTGCAGGAGCACCTACCGCTGATGAGCGAAGCGGGCGCCGGCCTGCCCGACATGGAGGCTGTGGCGGGTGCCGAAGCCCTCAACGGCCAGTCCGACTTCCCCTACCTGGGCGCCTTTCCCATCAACCCGGGCCTCTTCATCATGACCCCCGCGGGCGTGTTCCTGGCTGAGAGCGCGCTGCACATGGCCGGCCTGGCTGAGTACCCCATGCAGGGAGAGCTGGCCTCCGCCATCAGCTCGGGCAAGAAGAAGCGGAAACGCTGCGGCATGTGTGCGCCCTGCCGGCGGCGCATCAACTGCGAGCAGTGCAGCAGTTGTAGGAACCGAAAGACTGGCCATCAGATTTGCAAATTCAGAAAATGTGAGGAACTCAAAAAGAAGCCTTCCGCTGCTCTGGAGGTAACGGCGCCTTAG